The following coding sequences lie in one Hippopotamus amphibius kiboko isolate mHipAmp2 chromosome 17, mHipAmp2.hap2, whole genome shotgun sequence genomic window:
- the DHX8 gene encoding ATP-dependent RNA helicase DHX8 isoform X1, which produces MAVAVAMAGAIPGTELGPAEELAKLEYLSLVSKVCTELDNHLGINDKDLAEFVISLAEKNTTFDTFKASLVKNGAEFTDSLISNLLRLIQTMRPPAKPSTSKDPVVKPKTEKEKLKELFPVLCQPDNPSVRTMLDEDDVKVAVDVLKELEALMPSAAGQEKHRDAEHRDKTKKKKRSRSRDRERDRERDRERERERDHKRRHRSRSRSRSRTRERNKGKSRYRSRSRSQSPPRDRKDRDKYGERNLDRWRDKHVDRPPPEEPAIGDIYNGKVTSIMQFGCFVQLEGLRKRWEGLVHISELRREGRVANVADVVSKGQRVKVKVLSFTGTKTSLSMKDVDQETGEDLNPNRRRNLVGETNEETSMRNPDRPTHLSLVSAPEVEDDSLERKRLTRISDPEKWEIKQMIAANVLSKEEFPDFDEETGILPKVDDEEDEDLEIELVEEEPPFLRGHTKQSMDMSPIKIVKNPDGSLSQAAMMQSALAKERRELKQAQREAEMDSIPMGLNKHWVDPLPDAEGRQIAANMRGIGMMPNDIPEWKKHAFGGNKASYGKKTQMSIIEQRESLPIYKLKEQLVQAVHDNQVLIVIGETGSGKTTQITQYLAEAGYTSRGKIGCTQPRRVAAMSVAKRVSEEFGCCLGQEVGYTIRFEDCTSPETVIKYMTDGMLLRECLIDPDLTQYAIIMLDEAHERTIHTDVLFGLLKKTVQKRQDMKLIVTSATLDAVKFSQYFYEAPIFTIPGRTYPVEILYTKEPETDYLDASLITVMQVHLTEPPGDILVFLTGQEEIDTACEILYERMKSLGPDVPELIILPVYSALPSEMQTRIFDPAPPGSRKVVIATNIAETSLTIDGIYYVVDPGFVKQKVYNSKTGIDQLVVTPISQAQAKQRAGRAGRTGPGKCYRLYTERAYRDEMLTTNVPEIQRTNLASTVLSLKAMGINDLLSFDFMDAPPMETLITAMEQLYTLGALDDEGLLTRLGRRMAEFPLEPMLCKMLIMSVHLGCSEEMLTIVSMLSVQNVFYRPKDKQALADQKKAKFHQTEGDHLTLLAVYNSWKNNKFSNPWCYENFIQARSLRRAQDIRKQMLGIMDRHKLDVVSCGKSTVRVQKAICSGFFRNAAKKDPQEGYRTLIDQQVVYIHPSSALFNRQPEWVVYHELVLTTKEYMREVTTIDPRWLVEFAPAFFKVSDPTKLSKQKKQQRLEPLYNRYEEPNAWRISRAFRRR; this is translated from the exons CTGAATTTGTGATCAGTCTTGCTGAGAAAAATACCACCTTTGATACTTTTAAGGCTTCGCTGGTCAAAAATGGTGCAGAATTCACG GATTCTCTTATTAGTAACCTATTGCGTCTCATACAAACCATGCGGCCTCCAGCAAAGCCTTCCACTAGCAAAG ATCCAGTTGTTAAAcccaaaactgaaaaagaaaagctgaaggaGCTCTTCCCAGTCCTTTGCCAACCAGACAACCCTTCTGTTCGG ACCATGCTGGACGAGGATGATGTGAAAGTTGCCGTGGACGTCCTGAAAGAACTGGAGGCCCTGATGCCCAGCGCAGCAGGCCAGGAGAAGCACAGAGATGCTGAGCACCG GGAcaagacaaagaagaagaagcGAAGCCGGAGCCGAGACCGAGAGCGGGATCGTGAGCGAGACCGTGAGCGAGAGCGAGAGCGAGACCATAAGCGGAGACACCGGTCCCGCTCTCGATCACGTTCCCGGACCCGGGAGAGGAATAAGGGAAAGTCTAGGTATCGGTCCAGGAGCAGAAGTCAGAGTCCCCCCAGAGACCGGAAGGACCGAGACAAGTATGGGGAGAGGAACTTGGACAGATGGCGGGATAAGCATGTGGACCGCCCTCCCCCAGAAGAGCCCGCCATCGGGGACATTTACAACGGCAAAGTTACCAGCATCATGCAGTTTGGATGCTTTGTGCAGCTGGAGGGGCTAAG GAAGCGGTGGGAAGGCCTGGTGCATATCTCTGAGCTCCGGCGGGAAGGCCGTGTGGCCAATGTGGCTGATGTGGTGAGCAAAGGCCAGAGGGTCAAGGTCAAAGTGCTGTCCTTCACCGGGACCAAGACCAGCTTGAGCATGAAG GATGTGGATCAAGAGACTGGAGAAGATCTAAATCCAAATCGACGACGGAATCTTGTCGGGGAGACCAATGAGGAGACCTCTATGAGGAATCCAGACAGACCCACCCACCTCTCCCTCGTCAGTGCCCCTGAAGTAGAGGACGACTCGCTGGAGCGCAAGCGCCTTACCCGCATCTCTGACCCAGAGAAGTGGGAGATCAAGCAG ATGATCGCTGCCAATGTCCTTTCCAAAGAAGAATTTCCAGACTTTGATGAAGAGACTGGCATTCTCCCTAAAGTAGACGATGAGGAAG ATGAGGACCTGGAGATCGAACTGGTTGAAGAAGAGCCTCCATTCCTAAGAGGGCACACCAAGCAAAGCATGGACATGAGCCCTATCAAAATCGTTAAG AACCCGGATGGCTCGCTCTCCCAAGCAGCGATGATGCAGAGTGCCCTCGCCAAAGAAAGGCGGGAACTCAAGCAGGCCCAGCGGGAAGCCGAGATGGATTCTATTCCCATGGGACTCAACAAACATTGGGTTGACCCTCTGCCTGATG CGGAAGGCAGGCAGATTGCTGCTAACATGAGGGGTATTGGGATGATGCCCAATGACATTCCCGAGTGGAAGAAGCATGCCTTTGGGGGCAATAAAGCTTCTTATGGAAAAAAGACCCAGATGTCAATCATTGAACAGAGAGAGAGCCTGCCCATCTACAAACTGAAGGAGCAGCTGGTCCAG GCTGTCCACGACAACCAGGTCCTGATTGTTATTGGAGAGACAGGATCTGGGAAGACCACGCAGATCACCCAGTACCTGGCAGAGGCGGGCTACACTTCCAGAGGCAAGATTGGATGTACCCAGCCCAGAAGAGTAGCGGCCATGTCAGTGGCCAAAAGAGTGTCGGAGGAGTTTGGTTGTTGCTTAGGCCAAGAG GTGGGCTACACCATTCGATTTGAGGACTGCACCAGCCCCGAAACAGTCATCAAGTACATGACGGACGGGATGTTGCTCCGAGAGTGCCTGATCGACCCCGACCTCACCCAGTACGCCATCATCATGCTGGACGAGGCGCACGAGAGAACGATTCACACCGACGTGCTCTTTGGATTGTTGAAAAAG ACGGTTCAGAAACGGCAGGACATGAAGCTGATTGTCACCTCGGCCACCTTGGATGCAGTGAAGTTTTCTCAGTACTTCTATGAAGCGCCCATTTTCACCATCCCAGGTCGAACATACCCAGTGGAAATATTGTACACAAAGGAACCCGAAACCGATTACCTGGATGCCAGCTTGATCACTGTCATGCAGGTCCATTTAACAGAACCACCAG GTGATATCCTCGTCTTCCTGACTGGTCAGGAAGAGATTGATACTGCTTGTGAGATCCtgtatgaaagaatgaaatccCTGGGACCTGATGTTCCAGAGTTGATTATCCTCCCAGTGTACTCTGCTCTTCCCAGTGAGATGCAGACCCGAATTTTTGACCCAGCTCCACCTGGCAGCAGAAAG GTCGTGATTGCCACCAACATTGCGGAGACATCACTGACTATTGATGGCATTTACTATGTGGTGGACCCTGGATTCGTGAAGCAGAAAGTCTACAATTCTAAGACAGGGATCGACCAGCTTGTGGTGACTCCTATTTCTCAG GCTCAGGCAAAGCAACgagctggcagagctgggagaacAGGCCCAGGGAAGTGTTACAGGCTGTACACAGAACGTGCCTACCGAGATGAAATGCTGACCACCAACGTGCCGGAGATCCAGAGAACCAACTTAGCAAGCACAGTGCTCTCGCTCAAG GCCATGGGCATCAATGACCTGCTGTCCTTTGACTTTATGGACGCCCCGCCAATGGAAACCTTGATCACAGCCATGGAGCAGCTGTACACGCTGGGGGCCCTGGACGACGAGGGCCTACTTACCCGCCTGGGCCGCAGG aTGGCAGAGTTCCCTCTGGAGCCAATGCTGTGCAAAATGCTGATCATGTCTGTGCATCTGGGCTGCAGTGAGGAAATGCTGACCATCGTGTCCATGCTGTCTGTGCAGAACGTCTTCTACAGGCCCAAG GATAAACAAGCCCTCGCAGATCAGAAGAAGGCCAAATTCCACCAAACCGAAGGGGACCACCTCACCCTGCTGGCCGTGTACAACTCTTGGAAGAACAACAAGTTCTCCAACCCGTGGTGCTATGAGAACTTTATCCAGGCTCGTTCTCTGCGCCGGGCCCAGGACATTCGCAAGCAGATGTTGGGCATCATGGACAG ACACAAGCTGGACGTGGTCTCCTGTGGTAAGTCCACAGTCCGAGTGCAGAAGGCCATCTGCAGTGGATTCTTCCGGAACGCTGCCAAGAAAGACCCGCAGGAGGGTTACCGGACGCTGATTGACCAGCAGGTGGTCTACATCCATCCTTCCAGTGCTCTCTTCAACAGACAGCCCGAATG GGTGGTGTACCACGAGCTGGTGCTGACGACAAAGGAGTACATGCGTGAGGTCACCACCATCGACCCTCGGTGGCTCGTGGAGTTTGCTCCAGCCTTCTTCAAGGTCTCTGACCCAACCAAGCTAAGCAAGCAGAAGAAGCAGCAGCGGCTTGAACCCTTGTACAACCGCTACGAGGAACCCAACGCCTGGAGAATATCCCGAGCCTTCCGGCGGCGCTGA
- the DHX8 gene encoding ATP-dependent RNA helicase DHX8 isoform X2: protein MRPPAKPSTSKDPVVKPKTEKEKLKELFPVLCQPDNPSVRTMLDEDDVKVAVDVLKELEALMPSAAGQEKHRDAEHRDKTKKKKRSRSRDRERDRERDRERERERDHKRRHRSRSRSRSRTRERNKGKSRYRSRSRSQSPPRDRKDRDKYGERNLDRWRDKHVDRPPPEEPAIGDIYNGKVTSIMQFGCFVQLEGLRKRWEGLVHISELRREGRVANVADVVSKGQRVKVKVLSFTGTKTSLSMKDVDQETGEDLNPNRRRNLVGETNEETSMRNPDRPTHLSLVSAPEVEDDSLERKRLTRISDPEKWEIKQMIAANVLSKEEFPDFDEETGILPKVDDEEDEDLEIELVEEEPPFLRGHTKQSMDMSPIKIVKNPDGSLSQAAMMQSALAKERRELKQAQREAEMDSIPMGLNKHWVDPLPDAEGRQIAANMRGIGMMPNDIPEWKKHAFGGNKASYGKKTQMSIIEQRESLPIYKLKEQLVQAVHDNQVLIVIGETGSGKTTQITQYLAEAGYTSRGKIGCTQPRRVAAMSVAKRVSEEFGCCLGQEVGYTIRFEDCTSPETVIKYMTDGMLLRECLIDPDLTQYAIIMLDEAHERTIHTDVLFGLLKKTVQKRQDMKLIVTSATLDAVKFSQYFYEAPIFTIPGRTYPVEILYTKEPETDYLDASLITVMQVHLTEPPGDILVFLTGQEEIDTACEILYERMKSLGPDVPELIILPVYSALPSEMQTRIFDPAPPGSRKVVIATNIAETSLTIDGIYYVVDPGFVKQKVYNSKTGIDQLVVTPISQAQAKQRAGRAGRTGPGKCYRLYTERAYRDEMLTTNVPEIQRTNLASTVLSLKAMGINDLLSFDFMDAPPMETLITAMEQLYTLGALDDEGLLTRLGRRMAEFPLEPMLCKMLIMSVHLGCSEEMLTIVSMLSVQNVFYRPKDKQALADQKKAKFHQTEGDHLTLLAVYNSWKNNKFSNPWCYENFIQARSLRRAQDIRKQMLGIMDRHKLDVVSCGKSTVRVQKAICSGFFRNAAKKDPQEGYRTLIDQQVVYIHPSSALFNRQPEWVVYHELVLTTKEYMREVTTIDPRWLVEFAPAFFKVSDPTKLSKQKKQQRLEPLYNRYEEPNAWRISRAFRRR, encoded by the exons ATGCGGCCTCCAGCAAAGCCTTCCACTAGCAAAG ATCCAGTTGTTAAAcccaaaactgaaaaagaaaagctgaaggaGCTCTTCCCAGTCCTTTGCCAACCAGACAACCCTTCTGTTCGG ACCATGCTGGACGAGGATGATGTGAAAGTTGCCGTGGACGTCCTGAAAGAACTGGAGGCCCTGATGCCCAGCGCAGCAGGCCAGGAGAAGCACAGAGATGCTGAGCACCG GGAcaagacaaagaagaagaagcGAAGCCGGAGCCGAGACCGAGAGCGGGATCGTGAGCGAGACCGTGAGCGAGAGCGAGAGCGAGACCATAAGCGGAGACACCGGTCCCGCTCTCGATCACGTTCCCGGACCCGGGAGAGGAATAAGGGAAAGTCTAGGTATCGGTCCAGGAGCAGAAGTCAGAGTCCCCCCAGAGACCGGAAGGACCGAGACAAGTATGGGGAGAGGAACTTGGACAGATGGCGGGATAAGCATGTGGACCGCCCTCCCCCAGAAGAGCCCGCCATCGGGGACATTTACAACGGCAAAGTTACCAGCATCATGCAGTTTGGATGCTTTGTGCAGCTGGAGGGGCTAAG GAAGCGGTGGGAAGGCCTGGTGCATATCTCTGAGCTCCGGCGGGAAGGCCGTGTGGCCAATGTGGCTGATGTGGTGAGCAAAGGCCAGAGGGTCAAGGTCAAAGTGCTGTCCTTCACCGGGACCAAGACCAGCTTGAGCATGAAG GATGTGGATCAAGAGACTGGAGAAGATCTAAATCCAAATCGACGACGGAATCTTGTCGGGGAGACCAATGAGGAGACCTCTATGAGGAATCCAGACAGACCCACCCACCTCTCCCTCGTCAGTGCCCCTGAAGTAGAGGACGACTCGCTGGAGCGCAAGCGCCTTACCCGCATCTCTGACCCAGAGAAGTGGGAGATCAAGCAG ATGATCGCTGCCAATGTCCTTTCCAAAGAAGAATTTCCAGACTTTGATGAAGAGACTGGCATTCTCCCTAAAGTAGACGATGAGGAAG ATGAGGACCTGGAGATCGAACTGGTTGAAGAAGAGCCTCCATTCCTAAGAGGGCACACCAAGCAAAGCATGGACATGAGCCCTATCAAAATCGTTAAG AACCCGGATGGCTCGCTCTCCCAAGCAGCGATGATGCAGAGTGCCCTCGCCAAAGAAAGGCGGGAACTCAAGCAGGCCCAGCGGGAAGCCGAGATGGATTCTATTCCCATGGGACTCAACAAACATTGGGTTGACCCTCTGCCTGATG CGGAAGGCAGGCAGATTGCTGCTAACATGAGGGGTATTGGGATGATGCCCAATGACATTCCCGAGTGGAAGAAGCATGCCTTTGGGGGCAATAAAGCTTCTTATGGAAAAAAGACCCAGATGTCAATCATTGAACAGAGAGAGAGCCTGCCCATCTACAAACTGAAGGAGCAGCTGGTCCAG GCTGTCCACGACAACCAGGTCCTGATTGTTATTGGAGAGACAGGATCTGGGAAGACCACGCAGATCACCCAGTACCTGGCAGAGGCGGGCTACACTTCCAGAGGCAAGATTGGATGTACCCAGCCCAGAAGAGTAGCGGCCATGTCAGTGGCCAAAAGAGTGTCGGAGGAGTTTGGTTGTTGCTTAGGCCAAGAG GTGGGCTACACCATTCGATTTGAGGACTGCACCAGCCCCGAAACAGTCATCAAGTACATGACGGACGGGATGTTGCTCCGAGAGTGCCTGATCGACCCCGACCTCACCCAGTACGCCATCATCATGCTGGACGAGGCGCACGAGAGAACGATTCACACCGACGTGCTCTTTGGATTGTTGAAAAAG ACGGTTCAGAAACGGCAGGACATGAAGCTGATTGTCACCTCGGCCACCTTGGATGCAGTGAAGTTTTCTCAGTACTTCTATGAAGCGCCCATTTTCACCATCCCAGGTCGAACATACCCAGTGGAAATATTGTACACAAAGGAACCCGAAACCGATTACCTGGATGCCAGCTTGATCACTGTCATGCAGGTCCATTTAACAGAACCACCAG GTGATATCCTCGTCTTCCTGACTGGTCAGGAAGAGATTGATACTGCTTGTGAGATCCtgtatgaaagaatgaaatccCTGGGACCTGATGTTCCAGAGTTGATTATCCTCCCAGTGTACTCTGCTCTTCCCAGTGAGATGCAGACCCGAATTTTTGACCCAGCTCCACCTGGCAGCAGAAAG GTCGTGATTGCCACCAACATTGCGGAGACATCACTGACTATTGATGGCATTTACTATGTGGTGGACCCTGGATTCGTGAAGCAGAAAGTCTACAATTCTAAGACAGGGATCGACCAGCTTGTGGTGACTCCTATTTCTCAG GCTCAGGCAAAGCAACgagctggcagagctgggagaacAGGCCCAGGGAAGTGTTACAGGCTGTACACAGAACGTGCCTACCGAGATGAAATGCTGACCACCAACGTGCCGGAGATCCAGAGAACCAACTTAGCAAGCACAGTGCTCTCGCTCAAG GCCATGGGCATCAATGACCTGCTGTCCTTTGACTTTATGGACGCCCCGCCAATGGAAACCTTGATCACAGCCATGGAGCAGCTGTACACGCTGGGGGCCCTGGACGACGAGGGCCTACTTACCCGCCTGGGCCGCAGG aTGGCAGAGTTCCCTCTGGAGCCAATGCTGTGCAAAATGCTGATCATGTCTGTGCATCTGGGCTGCAGTGAGGAAATGCTGACCATCGTGTCCATGCTGTCTGTGCAGAACGTCTTCTACAGGCCCAAG GATAAACAAGCCCTCGCAGATCAGAAGAAGGCCAAATTCCACCAAACCGAAGGGGACCACCTCACCCTGCTGGCCGTGTACAACTCTTGGAAGAACAACAAGTTCTCCAACCCGTGGTGCTATGAGAACTTTATCCAGGCTCGTTCTCTGCGCCGGGCCCAGGACATTCGCAAGCAGATGTTGGGCATCATGGACAG ACACAAGCTGGACGTGGTCTCCTGTGGTAAGTCCACAGTCCGAGTGCAGAAGGCCATCTGCAGTGGATTCTTCCGGAACGCTGCCAAGAAAGACCCGCAGGAGGGTTACCGGACGCTGATTGACCAGCAGGTGGTCTACATCCATCCTTCCAGTGCTCTCTTCAACAGACAGCCCGAATG GGTGGTGTACCACGAGCTGGTGCTGACGACAAAGGAGTACATGCGTGAGGTCACCACCATCGACCCTCGGTGGCTCGTGGAGTTTGCTCCAGCCTTCTTCAAGGTCTCTGACCCAACCAAGCTAAGCAAGCAGAAGAAGCAGCAGCGGCTTGAACCCTTGTACAACCGCTACGAGGAACCCAACGCCTGGAGAATATCCCGAGCCTTCCGGCGGCGCTGA